A genomic segment from Acyrthosiphon pisum isolate AL4f chromosome A3, pea_aphid_22Mar2018_4r6ur, whole genome shotgun sequence encodes:
- the LOC100570344 gene encoding esterase E4, protein MYVIKTRYGNPHDNVEDAKLIPVMVNMWSSFVKTGVPDVGSSAVWSPVSKNPSDPLKLIKITQNQTFEQQEYSNPGNHNFWSTLPITEYHA, encoded by the exons ATGTACGTTATAAAAACCCGATATGGAAATCCACACGACAACGTCGAAGACGCCAAGTTAATTCCAGTCATGGTGAACATGTGGTCGTCATTTGTCAAAACAgg AGTTCCGGACGTAGGTAGCTCTGCAGTATGGTCACCGGTGTCAAAAAACCCTTCAGATCcattaaaattgattaagaTCACACAGAATCAAACATTCGAACAGCAAGAATACTCAAATCCCGGCAACCATAATTTCTGGAGCACGTTGCCGATAACTGAGTATCACGCATAA
- the LOC100163573 gene encoding glycogen debranching enzyme isoform X1: protein MKTLDPSDWAYDGFYNNDNDTTDLKVANGFNYHQGPEWLWPVGFFLKAKLTFSTSQRETSSEIQGILSKHFEHIKTSVWKGLPELTNKDGAFCAGSCPTQAWSVATILELYHEKQPIQVRTSYGSAVLAMIAKIF from the exons ATGAAAACTCTAGATCCATCTGATTGGGCGTATGATGGcttttacaataatgataacGATACTACTGATTTAAAAGTAGCCAATGGTTTCAATTATCACCAGGGACCT GAATGGTTGTGGCCTGTTGGTTTCTTTTTAAAAGCAAAACTAACATTTTCCACAAGTCAACGAGAAACTTCATCTGAAATTCAAGGTATACTATCCAAACATTTTGAACACATAAAAACATCAGTTTGGAAAGGATTACCTGAATTAACCAATAAAGATGGAGCTTTTTGTGCTGGATCATGTCCAACTCAAGCCTGGAGTGTTGCTACAATTCTTGAG ttgtatCATGAAAAACAACCTATTCAAGTGCGCACGTCTTATGGTTCTGCAGTATTGGCAATGAtcgccaaaatattttaa
- the LOC100163573 gene encoding glycogen debranching enzyme isoform X2: MKTLDPSDWAYDGFYNNDNDTTDLKVANGFNYHQGPEWLWPVGFFLKAKLTFSTSQRETSSEIQGILSKHFEHIKTSVWKGLPELTNKDGAFCAGSCPTQAWSVATILETLMAITNLNQI; this comes from the exons ATGAAAACTCTAGATCCATCTGATTGGGCGTATGATGGcttttacaataatgataacGATACTACTGATTTAAAAGTAGCCAATGGTTTCAATTATCACCAGGGACCT GAATGGTTGTGGCCTGTTGGTTTCTTTTTAAAAGCAAAACTAACATTTTCCACAAGTCAACGAGAAACTTCATCTGAAATTCAAGGTATACTATCCAAACATTTTGAACACATAAAAACATCAGTTTGGAAAGGATTACCTGAATTAACCAATAAAGATGGAGCTTTTTGTGCTGGATCATGTCCAACTCAAGCCTGGAGTGTTGCTACAATTCTTGAG ACTTTAATGGCTATTACAAACTTgaaccaaatttaa